A stretch of the Sphingobacterium thalpophilum genome encodes the following:
- a CDS encoding ArdC family protein produces the protein MSSKNSKSLHEIVAENIIKKLEQGTAPWQKPWNSNSPAFELPYNAITGNRYKGINSLSLLSSDREDPRWMTFNQASAKGWKVRKGEKASLIQFVKTHELVTKRDEQGKPILDEQGKPVKAKVGLNRAIITSAWVFNAQQIDGIEPLVKPDVKQFQWDAIQRAENIIQASGAEITHKSGDRAYYSPALDSITMPMREQFDASDKYYATLLHELGHWTGHKDRLDRSMVDSFGTEGYAREELRAEIASMLIGQELNIGHDPGQHVAYVESWIQILRDTPFEIHAAAADAEKILNYLLAFEQKREIKAAANIQTEVQADARPQRTKESSLSIGDEIAYNNTVYKVQGHLKRGRMRVEDLTTGNIFPLSKTDRLYGSLLHAKQHPDAVKVSEDLQRPVHAEKEAVAAYGIRR, from the coding sequence AGCCGTGGAACAGCAACAGTCCAGCCTTTGAACTGCCCTATAATGCGATTACGGGTAACCGTTACAAAGGGATTAACAGCCTGTCGCTGTTATCGTCAGACCGGGAAGACCCGCGTTGGATGACGTTCAATCAAGCTTCCGCAAAAGGTTGGAAAGTGCGAAAGGGAGAAAAAGCATCCCTGATCCAATTTGTCAAGACCCATGAACTTGTTACCAAAAGAGACGAACAGGGCAAGCCGATTTTAGATGAACAGGGTAAACCCGTAAAAGCCAAAGTAGGTCTGAACCGGGCAATCATTACCAGCGCATGGGTATTCAATGCGCAGCAGATCGATGGCATCGAACCTTTGGTAAAACCCGACGTAAAGCAATTCCAATGGGACGCTATCCAACGGGCAGAGAATATCATTCAGGCTTCGGGAGCAGAGATAACCCACAAATCAGGAGATCGGGCCTATTACAGTCCGGCACTCGACAGTATCACCATGCCCATGCGGGAACAATTCGACGCATCGGATAAGTATTATGCCACGCTGCTCCATGAGCTCGGCCATTGGACGGGACACAAAGACCGTCTGGACAGAAGTATGGTTGACAGTTTTGGCACAGAGGGTTATGCCCGCGAGGAACTCCGTGCCGAAATCGCTTCGATGCTTATCGGTCAGGAACTCAACATAGGCCATGATCCTGGCCAGCACGTTGCCTACGTGGAAAGTTGGATACAGATATTGCGTGACACACCTTTTGAAATACATGCCGCCGCTGCCGATGCCGAAAAAATCCTTAATTACCTTTTGGCATTTGAGCAAAAAAGGGAAATCAAAGCTGCCGCAAATATTCAGACCGAGGTACAGGCCGATGCAAGACCACAAAGGACAAAAGAAAGCAGCCTGTCCATAGGTGATGAAATTGCCTATAACAATACCGTCTACAAAGTGCAAGGTCATCTGAAACGTGGCCGTATGCGTGTGGAAGACTTAACTACAGGAAATATTTTCCCCCTGTCGAAAACTGATCGGTTATACGGTTCACTGCTCCACGCCAAACAGCATCCCGATGCTGTTAAGGTAAGTGAAGACCTGCAACGCCCGGTACATGCCGAAAAGGAGGCTGTTGCCGCCTATGGTATCAGAAGATAA
- a CDS encoding DUF4099 domain-containing protein — protein MKYPINENEMPLSELEKLGLYKDGGFSISPENIDALLAGRRTDMLSMAGLNIDGLAIRQLDAKLSLSRNELGDVQLNIHPIYREPQWHPLLSEDEEKALIAGEQHVVSKEQDIDGNKKKKVIIEYDDLTREFIAYEPEEVQAPIRVNGEELSEKQQEAFRNGEVVELTDGTKIQHSATDNKGIRSDRKRLILSVLLDGGISYLVFRGINNLKGRFEPQSEGYSEGYNRALTDIMMADKKQKDKGNEKTVQDLVLNLRDKQESRSYGRGVAR, from the coding sequence ATGAAATATCCCATCAACGAAAATGAAATGCCCCTAAGTGAACTTGAAAAATTGGGGCTTTACAAAGACGGAGGGTTCAGCATCAGTCCGGAGAATATCGATGCCCTGCTTGCAGGGAGAAGAACCGATATGTTGAGCATGGCAGGTCTGAACATCGACGGGCTTGCCATCCGTCAACTGGATGCAAAGCTATCCCTTAGCCGGAATGAGCTCGGCGATGTCCAGCTAAACATACATCCAATTTACCGAGAACCGCAATGGCATCCATTATTGAGCGAGGACGAGGAAAAAGCCCTGATCGCAGGAGAACAGCACGTAGTCAGCAAGGAACAGGACATTGACGGTAATAAAAAGAAGAAAGTCATCATTGAATATGACGACTTGACGAGGGAATTTATAGCGTATGAACCCGAAGAAGTGCAAGCCCCAATCCGAGTAAACGGCGAAGAACTTTCGGAAAAGCAACAGGAGGCTTTCCGCAACGGTGAAGTGGTGGAGCTCACAGATGGAACCAAAATCCAGCATTCGGCAACGGACAACAAGGGTATCCGTTCAGACCGAAAACGGCTCATCCTATCGGTGCTTTTGGACGGCGGTATATCTTACTTGGTTTTCCGAGGTATCAATAACCTAAAAGGTAGGTTTGAACCGCAGAGCGAGGGATATAGTGAAGGATATAACCGCGCATTGACCGATATAATGATGGCCGATAAAAAACAAAAAGACAAAGGCAACGAGAAAACCGTTCAAGACCTCGTGCTAAATCTCCGTGATAAACAGGAAAGCAGAAGCTACGGACGTGGCGTTGCGAGGTAA
- a CDS encoding S-4TM family putative pore-forming effector produces the protein MANNIPVRQNEQRQLERLAAQRELYSAAKNYFGIQTIFTLLVPVILSVLSLFIAGISPYSALYGVLIFVLDMLFIEPVISRKKSKAAKIQELFDCSVLSLIHSPLKVVDDVNVEEVLQYYEAHQKIATNIEKIKDWYPKVVSEVDISIARIICQRSSCWWDKGLRKKYCKLLKIVTVIIPLTILVIGFLNDIPLVQFVLISSALVPFFQFTIKQYNDNKDMDWRLNKLTAYINETWRRILDNSISKSQLDIEARRIQDGIYDNRVNAPLIFDVFYKWFRDKDEITMNRSAEIFVNEVMKHRSNLNDESNR, from the coding sequence ATGGCAAATAATATACCAGTTAGACAAAATGAGCAAAGACAGTTGGAACGGCTTGCTGCACAACGGGAATTATATTCCGCGGCAAAAAATTATTTCGGAATCCAAACAATATTTACCTTGCTTGTCCCGGTCATATTATCTGTTTTATCTCTGTTTATAGCGGGGATTTCACCCTATTCCGCCTTATATGGAGTTCTCATTTTTGTTCTGGATATGTTGTTTATAGAACCTGTCATTAGTCGGAAGAAAAGCAAGGCGGCAAAGATTCAGGAACTTTTTGATTGCAGTGTTCTCTCGTTAATCCATTCACCCCTAAAGGTCGTAGATGATGTCAACGTCGAAGAAGTCCTCCAGTACTATGAAGCCCATCAAAAAATCGCAACCAACATCGAAAAGATAAAAGATTGGTATCCAAAAGTTGTTTCGGAAGTGGATATCTCAATCGCCCGTATCATCTGCCAGCGATCGAGTTGCTGGTGGGATAAAGGTCTACGCAAAAAATACTGTAAACTACTAAAAATCGTGACAGTAATAATACCCTTGACTATCTTGGTCATCGGTTTCCTAAATGATATTCCTCTTGTGCAGTTTGTCCTTATATCCAGTGCTCTTGTTCCTTTTTTTCAATTCACAATAAAACAATACAACGATAACAAAGATATGGATTGGCGGTTGAACAAGCTGACAGCTTATATCAATGAAACTTGGCGAAGAATTTTAGATAATTCGATTTCAAAAAGCCAATTAGATATTGAGGCACGTAGGATACAGGACGGAATATATGATAATCGAGTAAATGCACCTTTAATATTTGATGTCTTTTATAAATGGTTTAGAGACAAAGATGAAATTACAATGAATAGATCTGCTGAAATATTTGTGAATGAAGTAATGAAACATCGTTCTAACTTAAATGATGAATCAAATAGATAG
- a CDS encoding SMODS domain-containing nucleotidyltransferase, with the protein MTLLQAINRFIDNISVTDRQESSIRTSLDNINYYLKNKDNSLHVKRTFTNGSYERDTIIRPLNDIDIFAVLDIEKWKDDFGLLPTPQDVLTAIKDYLNDVPDYKGKVKQDRPCVTVKLSDKHFDILPCFELYGEGYQIPNHDLSGWTYSYPEKLQTDLDNIHKERGYKVKSIIKAIKYWNRDLDKLIPSYHIEEAAIDIFSFYGFKSFQEGIELWFEHAGTYLVSAKFKSYRQYEKAIEKVNNVVTKLEKAAEKCGEGEETEALLIWKDIFGKDFPTIDPEEAKNFSKAISEGTLKVAGTGLLSTVSGYSITASRGYHGGLSKE; encoded by the coding sequence ATGACATTACTACAAGCTATTAATCGGTTTATTGATAATATTTCCGTAACCGATAGACAGGAAAGCAGTATTAGAACCTCCCTGGACAATATCAACTATTACCTAAAGAATAAGGATAATAGTCTGCATGTAAAACGTACCTTTACGAATGGTTCTTATGAGAGGGATACGATTATAAGGCCATTGAATGACATTGACATCTTTGCGGTATTGGATATTGAAAAGTGGAAGGATGATTTTGGACTGTTACCTACACCCCAAGATGTGTTAACAGCTATTAAAGATTATTTGAATGATGTTCCCGATTATAAAGGAAAGGTCAAACAAGATAGGCCCTGCGTTACCGTAAAATTATCCGATAAACATTTCGATATACTGCCTTGTTTTGAATTATATGGAGAGGGGTATCAAATCCCTAATCATGATCTTAGCGGTTGGACGTACAGTTATCCGGAAAAGTTGCAAACAGATTTGGACAACATCCATAAGGAGAGGGGCTACAAAGTCAAGTCGATAATCAAGGCTATAAAATACTGGAACCGGGATTTGGACAAGCTCATCCCGTCCTACCATATTGAAGAAGCAGCCATCGACATCTTTTCCTTTTATGGCTTTAAGAGTTTTCAGGAGGGGATTGAGTTATGGTTTGAGCATGCAGGGACCTATCTGGTATCAGCAAAATTTAAATCCTACAGGCAATACGAGAAAGCCATTGAAAAAGTAAATAACGTCGTAACGAAATTGGAGAAGGCAGCTGAAAAATGCGGAGAAGGTGAAGAGACTGAGGCCCTATTGATATGGAAGGATATTTTTGGAAAGGATTTCCCGACAATTGATCCGGAAGAAGCGAAGAATTTTTCCAAGGCTATTAGCGAGGGGACATTGAAAGTTGCCGGTACGGGGTTGTTATCCACGGTTTCGGGTTATTCAATCACTGCATCAAGGGGATATCATGGCGGTTTATCAAAAGAATAA
- a CDS encoding ImmA/IrrE family metallo-endopeptidase produces the protein MKMIPTPKTFKLTKAEIIAQKVLSECGLDDPTELSLEEIILGRRAFYEEKPLHGKEGEIITVKGKSIITINSQIEYETKKRFAAAHELGHFEMHKDLYPIISDTDEDLMSWFHGGPHEMEANEFASEFLMPSSVFYKECERKVFGPALIDYLSKRFQVSKTAAILKFVKAGNHPVCVVFCKNNKMKWFKPSPDFRYFIEFERDRHPPTGSVAYELYMTKRVYVGDELKQDIWKSDWLRMRDDDEEDTRFYEYCLFAKSYDYTISVIWER, from the coding sequence ATGAAGATGATTCCAACACCGAAAACATTTAAACTTACAAAGGCAGAAATTATCGCCCAAAAGGTTTTGAGCGAATGTGGTTTAGATGATCCTACGGAGCTTTCGTTGGAGGAGATTATTCTTGGAAGACGAGCTTTCTATGAAGAGAAGCCGCTTCACGGAAAAGAAGGAGAAATCATCACGGTTAAAGGAAAATCTATTATTACCATAAACTCGCAGATCGAATATGAAACGAAGAAGAGGTTTGCGGCGGCACATGAGTTGGGACATTTCGAAATGCATAAAGATCTTTATCCAATAATTTCTGATACGGACGAAGACTTAATGAGTTGGTTTCATGGCGGTCCGCATGAAATGGAAGCAAACGAATTCGCTTCTGAATTCTTGATGCCATCATCAGTTTTCTATAAGGAATGTGAAAGAAAGGTTTTTGGCCCAGCTCTAATTGATTATTTATCCAAGAGGTTTCAGGTGAGTAAGACAGCTGCAATACTTAAATTCGTAAAAGCTGGAAATCACCCTGTCTGCGTTGTGTTTTGTAAAAACAATAAAATGAAATGGTTTAAACCATCACCTGATTTTAGGTACTTCATAGAATTTGAAAGGGACAGACATCCACCCACTGGCTCAGTTGCTTACGAATTATACATGACAAAACGAGTTTACGTAGGGGATGAACTCAAACAGGATATTTGGAAATCAGATTGGTTGAGAATGAGGGACGACGACGAGGAAGATACTCGTTTTTATGAGTATTGTTTATTTGCTAAATCGTACGACTATACAATCAGTGTAATATGGGAAAGATAA
- a CDS encoding nucleotidyl transferase AbiEii/AbiGii toxin family protein yields the protein MPSDYLHNHSQFTDLLRIIEDETAIQAGLVEKDYWIMHTLYGLQKQGYEFELKGGTSLSKGFKIIDRFSEDIDIHIKPPAELKVNENPNNTKPNTVAARKNFYDWLVDSIKIDGIVSVKRDTLFDDKNYYRSGGIRLHYNSHTTPIEGVKDGILLEAGFDDVAPNSKISISSWAYDRAVQNDVDIIDNRAIDIICYDPRYTFVEKLQTIATKFRKEIETGNNDVNFMRQYYDIYCLLGKKEIQEFIGTDAYYAHKAKRFPKVDFEISVAENQAFLLHDMELRKSFKDRYLSSAALYYKGQPEFDLFIDRISKYVEKL from the coding sequence ATGCCCTCTGATTATCTACACAACCATAGTCAATTTACTGATCTGCTTCGCATCATTGAGGACGAAACTGCGATACAAGCCGGATTAGTAGAAAAGGACTATTGGATCATGCACACCTTGTATGGCCTGCAGAAACAAGGGTATGAATTTGAACTAAAAGGCGGTACCTCTTTATCCAAAGGCTTTAAGATTATCGATCGATTTTCGGAGGACATTGATATTCATATCAAACCACCTGCTGAACTCAAAGTCAACGAAAACCCTAATAATACAAAACCAAATACCGTTGCGGCAAGAAAAAACTTCTATGACTGGCTTGTGGATTCTATTAAGATAGACGGGATTGTTTCGGTAAAAAGGGATACCCTGTTTGATGACAAGAACTATTACCGTAGCGGAGGGATTAGGTTACACTACAATAGTCATACGACCCCGATAGAGGGTGTAAAAGACGGTATATTATTGGAAGCAGGCTTTGACGATGTTGCTCCCAATAGCAAAATATCCATAAGTTCATGGGCTTATGATAGGGCGGTACAAAATGATGTGGACATCATTGATAACCGGGCGATTGATATAATCTGCTACGATCCACGGTACACATTCGTTGAAAAATTACAAACCATTGCTACCAAATTCCGTAAGGAGATCGAGACTGGCAATAATGATGTGAATTTCATGAGACAATATTATGATATTTACTGCCTATTGGGAAAGAAAGAGATACAAGAGTTCATTGGCACAGATGCTTACTATGCCCATAAAGCTAAACGATTCCCAAAAGTGGACTTTGAAATTTCTGTTGCCGAAAATCAAGCTTTTCTGCTTCATGATATGGAATTGCGAAAATCCTTTAAGGATAGGTACCTAAGTTCAGCCGCTCTTTACTACAAAGGTCAACCCGAATTTGACCTGTTCATAGATAGAATAAGCAAGTACGTCGAAAAACTCTAA
- a CDS encoding ABC transporter permease/M1 family aminopeptidase, giving the protein MFSSIFNFEFTRWFKNATVYIYIAIFFLLSLLIMLSSLGMFDGVTATTSSNTIRNSPWAINEMINGMSSLIYFLIPSIVGACVYRDFQYNVHTILFSYPFTKTDYLLGKFFGSMAVVLVIVLASTLGIVVAQLLPGTNPDLLGPARVLAYIQTYVIQVIPNLIVLSAIIFVLVTLTRNIYVGFVAVLVLIILQVLVQNLTTEAEKLYLGALIDPFGDSAISYYTRYWSPEEKNVNNLPLASAIIYNRLIWLGVAALFIGIFYALFSFSQHSIALKTGNKAARLTKNNFDTIFKINLPKVSYDFSVRHYMGTMWTMARYDYRYIVKSPVFLIITLVGVLFIILMASTIGAIFGTSTYPVTWKMLLIPGATFKFFLLILTFLFSGLLVHRGSITRMGSLLDTTPVPSWALLGSKIMAIILMQLTLLLVVMLTCMGIQAYHQYYHVEPGQYLMSLMVYGMLSNLTWLFIAIFVHTLFRNYLAGFFVLLTLFIGLPFLSMLGVEQAIFQFNQGPGLEYSDMDGFGYILPFLTYRLYWLLFSLCFLVIALLLWRRGGFSGVRERMAIARANMSTANMGLLIASAIGFMGIAAAIYYENHIKNPYYTSLDYEKQSVEWEKKYKKYQDRPQPRVVDVKFNMDIFPSKRSFKAQASYVLKNKTTSAIDSIFINYNDYDYSFSFNVSNKLISTDDKYNFNIYKLDKPMAPGDSIVFSFSTVSPANTWVNQKSPVKGNGTFINNMVFPNIGYSDRSELVDNDIRKKYGLPHRDRMAPPTDPKALKNNYISNDADWIRFEAVVSTDADQLAIAPGYLIRQWEKDGRKYYQYKMDSEILNFFAFNSARYAVKKERWNGVNLEVYYHKSHRYNLDRMIAASKASLAYYSKEYSPYQHRQLRIVEFPRTAGTFAQSFANTIPFSEAIGFIADVDEKKDDAVDYPYAVTAHEIAHQWWAHQVVGANAQGATLMSESMSEYSSLKVLEKRYGKGQMRKFLKDALDGYLKGRSEERLGERPLMYNENQMYIHYQKGSLVLYALSDYLGEDVFNRTVQSYLQKTAFQNPPYTTSLEFVDYLRGATPDSLRYLIKDMFETITLYNNKVVKVNSKKLNNGKYQIDIQFEVSKYRVDANGKKSYNDPGEKPLQFKKSERVTVQSLPLSDYIEIGVFSKPKEGKGKPQELYLKKHRISQINNTLKLVVDAPPFQVGIDPYNKLIDVDSDDNRKEI; this is encoded by the coding sequence ATGTTTAGTTCTATCTTTAATTTTGAGTTTACACGTTGGTTTAAGAATGCTACGGTCTATATCTATATAGCGATATTCTTTTTGTTGTCTTTGCTCATTATGCTGTCTTCATTGGGGATGTTTGACGGCGTTACGGCAACCACATCTTCCAACACGATCAGAAATTCGCCTTGGGCAATCAATGAAATGATCAACGGAATGTCTTCACTGATCTATTTTTTAATCCCTTCAATAGTTGGCGCCTGTGTGTACCGGGATTTTCAGTATAATGTACATACCATCCTATTTAGCTACCCTTTTACGAAAACCGATTACCTGCTGGGCAAATTTTTCGGGTCAATGGCGGTGGTGCTGGTCATTGTGCTGGCTTCAACGCTTGGAATTGTGGTTGCCCAGCTGCTTCCGGGAACCAATCCTGATCTTTTGGGGCCAGCGCGTGTATTGGCCTACATCCAGACTTATGTGATCCAGGTGATTCCTAATCTGATTGTCCTGAGCGCGATTATTTTCGTCCTGGTAACCCTAACTCGCAATATCTATGTTGGTTTTGTTGCGGTTTTGGTCCTTATCATCCTCCAGGTACTCGTACAGAACTTAACCACAGAGGCGGAGAAGCTTTACCTCGGAGCGCTGATAGATCCCTTTGGGGACAGCGCGATTTCCTATTATACCCGTTATTGGTCCCCTGAAGAAAAGAATGTAAACAACCTGCCTTTGGCTTCGGCCATTATTTATAACCGGCTGATCTGGCTCGGTGTGGCAGCATTGTTCATAGGCATATTTTATGCGCTATTTTCATTTTCACAACATTCCATCGCGCTGAAGACAGGCAACAAGGCAGCCCGGTTAACAAAAAATAATTTCGATACGATCTTTAAGATCAATCTCCCCAAAGTTTCCTATGACTTTTCGGTGCGGCACTACATGGGGACTATGTGGACCATGGCACGGTATGACTATCGTTATATTGTCAAAAGTCCCGTTTTTCTGATTATCACCCTTGTCGGGGTACTGTTTATTATTTTGATGGCCAGTACTATCGGGGCTATATTTGGTACTTCCACCTATCCAGTTACCTGGAAAATGCTGCTGATCCCCGGGGCGACCTTTAAGTTTTTCCTGCTGATACTGACTTTTCTATTTTCGGGATTGCTTGTCCATCGCGGTTCAATTACCCGTATGGGCAGCTTGCTGGATACGACTCCGGTACCTAGCTGGGCATTGCTGGGATCTAAGATTATGGCCATTATCTTGATGCAGCTGACGCTGCTGCTGGTTGTGATGTTGACTTGTATGGGCATACAGGCCTACCACCAGTATTACCATGTTGAACCAGGGCAATATCTGATGAGCTTAATGGTGTATGGCATGTTGTCCAACCTGACATGGCTTTTTATCGCGATTTTTGTGCATACCCTTTTCAGGAACTATCTCGCTGGATTTTTCGTGCTTTTAACGTTATTTATCGGTTTGCCCTTCTTGTCGATGCTGGGTGTGGAACAGGCTATTTTTCAGTTTAACCAAGGGCCGGGGTTAGAATATTCGGACATGGACGGATTCGGCTATATCCTGCCATTTTTGACTTATAGGCTGTATTGGTTGCTGTTTTCTCTGTGTTTTCTCGTGATAGCACTGCTCCTATGGCGAAGGGGGGGATTTTCGGGTGTCAGAGAGCGTATGGCGATAGCTAGGGCCAATATGAGCACAGCGAATATGGGACTATTGATTGCCAGTGCCATTGGATTTATGGGCATTGCGGCTGCCATATATTATGAAAATCATATTAAAAATCCGTATTATACCAGTTTGGATTATGAAAAACAATCTGTGGAATGGGAGAAAAAGTATAAAAAATATCAGGACCGTCCGCAGCCGCGCGTCGTTGACGTCAAGTTTAATATGGACATCTTTCCCTCCAAACGCAGCTTTAAGGCGCAGGCGTCCTACGTGCTGAAAAATAAAACCACTTCGGCCATTGATTCGATCTTTATTAACTATAATGACTATGACTACAGCTTTTCGTTCAATGTATCCAATAAATTGATTTCGACCGATGACAAATACAATTTTAATATCTATAAGCTGGATAAGCCCATGGCTCCGGGGGACTCCATCGTGTTCAGTTTCAGCACTGTCAGCCCCGCTAATACTTGGGTGAACCAAAAATCGCCGGTTAAGGGCAATGGTACGTTCATCAACAATATGGTGTTTCCGAATATCGGATATTCTGATCGGAGTGAGCTGGTGGACAATGATATACGGAAGAAATATGGTCTTCCTCACCGCGACCGTATGGCGCCGCCAACCGATCCAAAGGCCCTGAAAAACAATTACATTTCGAATGATGCGGACTGGATCCGGTTTGAAGCGGTCGTCAGCACGGATGCTGATCAGTTAGCCATTGCACCGGGATATCTCATCAGACAATGGGAGAAAGATGGCCGCAAATACTACCAGTATAAAATGGATTCGGAGATCCTGAATTTCTTCGCATTCAATTCTGCCCGTTATGCAGTCAAAAAGGAACGGTGGAACGGTGTCAATCTGGAGGTTTATTACCATAAATCACATCGCTATAATCTCGACCGGATGATAGCTGCCAGTAAGGCGTCTTTGGCATATTATAGCAAGGAATATAGCCCATATCAACATCGGCAGCTTCGTATCGTCGAATTTCCGCGGACAGCAGGTACATTTGCTCAGTCATTCGCGAATACCATTCCCTTTTCTGAGGCGATTGGTTTTATTGCCGATGTTGACGAAAAGAAGGATGACGCAGTAGACTACCCTTATGCGGTGACGGCACATGAGATTGCACATCAGTGGTGGGCGCATCAAGTTGTCGGGGCCAACGCTCAGGGAGCAACATTGATGTCGGAGAGTATGTCTGAATACTCTTCACTGAAAGTGCTCGAAAAAAGATATGGAAAGGGGCAGATGCGTAAATTCCTCAAAGATGCCCTGGACGGCTACCTCAAAGGCAGAAGTGAAGAACGGCTGGGCGAGCGTCCTTTGATGTATAATGAAAATCAGATGTATATCCATTATCAAAAAGGTTCCTTGGTCCTCTATGCTTTGAGCGACTATCTGGGCGAAGATGTTTTCAATCGTACCGTACAATCTTATTTACAGAAGACCGCTTTCCAGAATCCGCCTTATACGACGTCGCTCGAATTTGTGGATTACCTCCGTGGGGCTACACCTGACTCGCTCCGTTATCTGATCAAGGACATGTTTGAGACAATCACGCTATATAATAACAAGGTCGTGAAAGTCAATAGCAAAAAACTAAATAACGGTAAATATCAGATCGACATACAGTTTGAAGTGTCCAAGTATCGGGTAGACGCCAATGGTAAGAAGAGTTACAATGATCCGGGGGAAAAGCCATTGCAGTTCAAAAAATCTGAGCGCGTGACGGTGCAGTCGCTGCCCCTCAGCGACTATATTGAAATCGGAGTTTTTAGTAAACCAAAGGAGGGGAAGGGGAAGCCGCAGGAGCTTTACCTCAAGAAGCACCGTATCAGTCAGATCAACAATACCCTGAAGCTAGTCGTGGACGCTCCGCCGTTTCAGGTGGGTATTGATCCATACAATAAACTTATCGACGTGGATTCGGATGATAATCGAAAGGAAATTTAG
- a CDS encoding ABC transporter ATP-binding protein encodes MNLSIERLSKTYPNGVKALDDVTLEIKPGMFGLLGPNGAGKSSLMRTIATLQKPDSGSIRFGDIDVLSRPMDLRRVLGYLPQEFGVYPNLSAVDLLHYFAKLKGIKSSVDRNAVINRVLEVTNLWDVRNKSVSGYSGGMKQRFGIAQLLLNDPRLIIVDEPTAGLDPAERHRFLNVLREIGTNHTVIFSTHIVDDVRELCHELAILNGGKILLRGTPKDTIAQLQGKIWVRVIGRDQLDEYTQTHEVISSNYNQDNTLNIRVFSAVQPDESFVNAQAQLEDVYFVALKTDRHHV; translated from the coding sequence ATGAATTTATCAATAGAAAGACTCAGCAAAACCTATCCTAACGGCGTAAAAGCGCTAGATGACGTCACTTTGGAAATAAAACCCGGAATGTTTGGCCTATTGGGGCCTAATGGTGCGGGGAAGTCATCTTTGATGCGCACGATAGCAACACTTCAGAAGCCCGACAGTGGAAGCATCCGTTTCGGAGATATTGATGTGCTTAGTAGGCCGATGGATCTGCGGCGGGTGCTGGGCTATCTACCACAGGAATTTGGCGTTTATCCGAACCTTTCTGCCGTAGATCTGCTGCACTATTTTGCTAAGCTCAAAGGTATCAAATCCAGTGTAGACCGAAATGCCGTCATCAATCGCGTCCTTGAAGTCACCAACCTCTGGGACGTGCGCAACAAAAGTGTCAGCGGCTACTCAGGCGGTATGAAACAACGCTTTGGGATTGCACAGCTCCTGTTAAACGATCCCAGGCTCATTATTGTCGATGAGCCCACTGCCGGACTGGATCCGGCGGAGAGGCACCGTTTTTTGAATGTGCTCCGTGAGATCGGTACCAATCATACGGTGATCTTCTCGACCCATATTGTGGATGATGTACGCGAACTGTGCCATGAGTTAGCCATTCTCAATGGCGGGAAAATCCTTTTGCGCGGTACACCAAAGGATACCATAGCGCAGTTGCAGGGTAAGATATGGGTGCGTGTCATTGGGCGTGACCAATTGGATGAATATACCCAGACGCATGAGGTCATTTCCTCAAACTATAATCAGGACAATACGCTCAATATCCGTGTTTTTAGTGCCGTACAACCAGATGAGTCGTTTGTAAACGCTCAGGCGCAATTGGAGGATGTTTATTTTGTTGCACTCAAAACTGACCGGCACCATGTTTAG
- a CDS encoding GNAT family N-acetyltransferase yields MQQLDIQIRNSTIDDIEHIFGLYRMATDYQKSKSMVSWPEFAHELVEAEVKEHRQWKMLINGQIACVWATTFTDPEIWEEKNEEPSVYIHRIATDPDFRGNNLVRHIVSWAIGYAESNDKQYVRMDTVGENKSLIKHYTGCGFEFLGLRKLRNTAGLPAHYDNATVSLFELRIDPEL; encoded by the coding sequence ATGCAACAACTGGATATACAGATACGCAACAGTACGATAGACGATATAGAACATATTTTCGGACTTTATCGGATGGCAACCGATTATCAAAAATCAAAATCCATGGTCTCCTGGCCGGAGTTCGCCCATGAGCTTGTCGAGGCCGAAGTAAAGGAACACCGGCAATGGAAAATGCTGATCAATGGGCAGATCGCCTGTGTATGGGCCACAACGTTTACTGATCCAGAGATTTGGGAGGAGAAAAACGAAGAGCCGTCGGTATATATCCATCGGATAGCTACCGATCCGGATTTCAGAGGCAATAATCTGGTTCGGCACATCGTCAGCTGGGCTATCGGATATGCCGAATCAAATGATAAGCAATATGTGCGTATGGATACTGTTGGTGAAAATAAAAGCCTTATTAAGCATTATACCGGATGCGGTTTTGAATTTTTGGGTTTGCGCAAATTGCGCAATACCGCCGGATTACCCGCACATTATGATAACGCGACGGTGAGCTTATTTGAGCTCCGGATTGACCCGGAGCTATAG